TATGGAGGAGGTGAATCCTGGTTAAACGAATTTACCGATTCTGATTTTTAATCAGATGTAGATGATAGAAAGTCTATATCCGGATACATATTCACTTGTTATGGCGGTGCAGTTAACTGTAAGAGTTCCAAAAAGGAGACGACTATAGACTCTACTGCAGATGATGAATATATCGTTGTATCTGATGCCGCGAAGGAGGCAGTTTGGATTCGCAAGTTTGTGACGGAACTTGGTGTCGTTCCTTCCATATCGTCACCAGTAGCTCTCTACTGTGACAATACTAGAGCTATCGCTTAGGTGAAGGAACCAAAGTCACACTAGAAATCCAAACACATCGAGAGAGGGTATCACATTATATGAGAGCTAGTCGGGAAAGGCGATGTAGCCATGCAGAAGATAGCTTTAGCGGACAATGTTGTCGATCCACTCACGAAGGCTATGACGCAACAGTTGTTAGTCAAACATCTTGTGAAGATGgatcttaattagatattgaaCTGACTAACTCTAGTGCAAGTTGAAGATTGTTAATTATATGCCATACCACCTATATTTATAATTGGATAATTCCCATTTATGGCtataaaatttattctattattcatgAATTGTTTATGTTTATTAGGAAAATCCCTTGAGATGCTTGGCAAATGTTTCATTCTCAAAGAGTTGAAAATATGAGTGACGGAGTCGTCTAATTCAAGTTCTTTAAATTGTTCACAATCATTGGAATCTAGGCTGGACACTATAATTCCGACTAGACCATTATCTTTGTTTGTATCCATTATTAGTATATAAATACTAATGAAAATagagtagtgagtctcatgctatttACTATTAGATATGGAAACAAATATGTAGATGCTTATAGAGATAAGCGAATCGAATGTGCTGTATAGATAATATTCACATGATGTTTTACTGTTgtcaatgaatattatctagaccatattagtgcatatagtctTTAGACTTGAGATGACCTGGTTATGGAAGTAGGTGACCTATTAAGATAGGATTCACTGACCTGAGTAAACAATGAAAGATCCTACGAATTTGGGTTCTCTTTCTTGATCACGAAATCCTTGGCAAAGGTGATTGGACTTAAATAGAAATTTCTAATTTAAGTCCTAATAATCTATGAATGGAAGTTCAGAAATTCCATATGGTCAGTTATAGAATTTGACATTGATCATGCCCCTTACTGGATCGGGATCTATAATAAAGGGACTTGAGTGTATATCATATATGGTCACaggttcatcagaatgttcAAAATGCACATTCGTCTCTATTTGAATCATAATATATTGCTTGGTGTCACTCATGATCTTTGGAAACCAAGGGCTTTTTGGAAATTAAACTTTTGGTTACGGAAAAGAGTTTCCAGTAATGTCAAATTATTTTGACATTATAATCTTATTGTTATTTAATGATAAACGTAGTTAGTCACATACAGTAGGATGTGTTGGAACCAAGGATGAATTGAGTCTAATTAAAGTAGTTAATTAGGAATCAATTCTCGGATTAGACTTGAAATATAATTGCAGGGTTGCTAGCACATCCCAAAGTCAAATTCGATATCGAGATGAATCCTTATAAGAAAATACAAGAGTTTCCTTATTTGAAAAGTTTTCATAATTAGAAAGTCTAAATGTGAAACTTACGTTGAGAACATAATAATCTTTTTCTCTTGAAGGTTTGGTTATAAGATGACTTATGTGTACAACGGTATTATATtagcaataaattaattaattgtgaattaattaatttgttgcaAATTAATCCTTAGAGTCATTTCTGTAAAACATATCAATATATGTTTTATGTGATTAATGCCAAGCATTAATCCTTTCTACACAAAAActgaaaagagagaaagagacagAGGGGCACACGACCTAGTCAAATTAATCCACTGCCATTATCTTGGCTTGCCGATTAGAGACCGTGttggtttttcttttggctGCCAAAAAAAGGACTTTCGAGACCACTTGATATATCCTTCTCTTTCCGTGGTGTCTTCTGTTCAAGGGTGGGCAACCTTTTCAACGGGATAAACGGTCCGAGAGGATTCTTGGAGACGAATAAGTTCGTGTGGAGAGGCCGCAGGAGTGGTTGGCTATAATCATCTACGATGATTCAATCTCGAAAGGTAAAACTCGATAATCCTTGTAGAAAATAATCACAGGccgcattgtttaatatgaatGAGAGGAGATGCCACGCTCGGAATATGATTTCGGGTTACGATCCAACATTTATGAGATGACAAATTTTAATCATCGTTTTACAATTTCGCTTCATTTAATTCGATTTTTCCTTCACTGCAATCTAAAAAGTCTCGATTAAAATCGGCCAAAATGGATCAGAATAAACCTAAAATTCACTTTTCATCCATAGAAACCATCGTAGAGGCAACTTAATGATAAGCGcatataaaagagaaaatcttTCCAAAATTTATAACACCGCAAATATGAAGCAGAAGAGATCCCACTTCTTTAGATCCCGCCAACGTAATCAACCCCAGCACCAGCGCATAAATAATCGAAGGGCCACTCATAAAAGAATATGAGAATATTAATCACAATACAGAAATCTCATGTTTGCCGTAGCGAGATGAAGCCGAGAAGAGAAGTTCGAGATTCTGCAGTCTCTACTCTCCAGAGGAGTATCGAAAGCTGTTTGTTGGAGGAGGCTTTCGCGATTTCTTCGTTTGTatgggaggaagaggaggaagaagaagaatcgtTCAGATGATTGAGCTTCAATTTACGAAATTAAAACCCTAGATATAGCTAAGGAAACAtacaatttataaaaaatcCTGCTGCTCGCCATCGCTGACCTCAAGTTCACCCTCGCTTCGCCTTCTTTTCGTGTTAgagttgaaaataaataaaattaatagaaaatctTGATTAGAGGTAGatattatatagattaattGAGCCAAATAAGAATTTTTCGGTATGTACCCTGGTATATAGAAGCACAAATGGcttgattaattcaatttgagtTGGATCAGCCCACTGAGGGATAAATCTATCAAAATCTAaaggattttctccatttaaaaCAGTCCAACCTTAGACCTTGATTAAAAGAAACAAGCGTCAAATCACTTGAACTAACtaatctaaaattttataaaaaatatctttATCTCTACCCTTTTTTTAATCGCATAATCTTTTTCCTATTACTGCAGATCATATACATAGTGTTTTTGTATTTCCTGTCAAACTTCCTTCTATTGGACCTGGAGCTGATCAAGGTACTGCCGTCAGGCCATAGAAGGTCTCGTAAGACAGCCCGAGTCGGAAGGAAAAATACGAGGTACTTTATTGCTTAGTCTAGCTTTTATATGGCAGTGTTAACAATTTATGGATTGGTTGTAGCCTTAGTGCTTTTATTTGCGAATGTGTAATcctataaatattaaataatgtaTATTTGTTTGTAATTATATAGGAAGATTGAATCAGCATTGGGTCAAAATGGTGCCTGATTCGGAGATGACATGTTGGATCTATTTTAGCACCCAAACCACGGAATAGGCTTTCCATATGAAAATGGTCCGGAATTGAAAAGCCTATTCTGGGCTACCAAACATGCCATTAGTTAAATGTTTGATAATCTCAAACATGTCCATTTTGCTATTATAAGTGAGAAGATTTTGGTCCATTATCATTGTGGCCCATTTAATCTAAAAAACCCAAGCCCAACAACCCGACCAGGACATCGGGCAGGTCTTATCCGGGCCGTGATCCGATAAGGCGTTGGgtcgtcttcttcatcttcggATAGAATCATCAAAAGCTTCACCGTCCACTCCCCGAAGGAGCAGAGAAGGGAGAAAGCAAAGCTCAACAATGGCGTCGGTTTCGATTCTCTCGTCTTCTTCATCGGTCCTTTTCTCTTCACGGGGCAGCCCTTCCGCCTCGCTCACCTTCCTCACTGGTTCAAGAAGCAGGAACGCCCCTCCGGCCGTGAGCTTACCGGGCCCCGCGTCGGCCCGCTCTGCTCTGCTCCACTGCTCCTTCTGCCCTAGTTCTTCGTCTTCCCTGTCCttcccttcttccttctccGGTAAGTTAACTTGCTCCTCGTGCAGAGTTTTCATGTCTCACTGTTGTTGGGTTTGTGGCAGTCACATTGTTGAACACCTGCCATACGATTATCTGCCCAATTTAAGCTAGCAGGGATGGTTGCTTCTTGACAAGCCATTGATGTTTTGTAGTGGGAAATGTGTGGGAGAGAATTGTGGGGCAATTAATTCCTGAGTTTCCTTTGAGCTGAATCCGGTTTTTGGGTCATGTGGACTACTTGTAGACTCCTTTGATGAATGCTGAAGCTTTTTTGCTTCCCTGATGCCGAGGCTCTGATCGGGTCTCAATTTCATGTTGATGTTTGGTTATAACCGGCTCCGGCATCTGTTTCAGATGCGCATTTCTCATCTGTATAAATTTATGCTACTTAAGTTTAGTTTGAAAACTGGCGCCGTGGCATTATGTTCGTCTGCATTGCGCTGCCTACATTGAAGAATGAATGAACATGGAATGGCATTTATACTGGAACATAAAATGTTTGAATTGTCCATTCCTTGTTGTTACATTGAACCAGATTTGCCTTAGCTTATTTATCCACTGGTGACTGGGATGACCGTCTGAATTCTTTCTTGACTATCAAATTTTTCATACAAGTGTGCTGCTTATTTCGCTGTTCGATGGAGAAGTTAGAGCTTGTGAGCTTCGATTAAGAAAACCCTTGTTACGGTTGCcactagaaaccaatattattaGCTCTCTAAATTGTATCTGCTCTAGTAGGGTAGTTATGAATGGTATTTATCTGTTTCAATCGTTATTTCCAGGTTTGTCATTGGGGTTTGGTTTTAATTTGGGCACTGGGGCAAGACCCGAGAAACGACGTGGCCTAGTGGTGAGGGCAGGGAAGGCGGCCCTTTGTCAAACAAAGAGGAACCGGTCACGCAAGTCTCTGGCTCGGACTCATGGATTCCGAAGAAGAATGAGAACGACCAGTGGAAGAGCTATCCTAAAGCGCAGAAGAACCAAGGGCAGATGGGTCCTCTGCCCCAAGTCCTACCCGAAGAGTGGCAAAGAAGCCTAAGCTTCACTTCATTTTTTGTATGTTTTAGGTATGTAACCTGCTGTTTCTATATATACAGTCATTGACTAGATTTCCGGAAAGATTTGCATGCTGCCTCTTCTGATTAATTCCAAGATGCTACCCCAAAATATCATGTCATTGGTATGACAGACATTCTCTGCCGTTTTACCTACCTGTTTCTGTTCAATTCTCCTGACGAAGATTACTCTTTGTGCTTTTCTTGCGCAGAGCACGTTCTTGTATGCACCATCAATCGTATTTGCTAATTCATAGGATATGTTTGAACTTTCTCTTGCCTTCTTTCATTCTGTTTGCCACCATTTTGCCCTTTACTGGTGAAAATTAAATTCGGAGTTGCTCTCAATGAACATAGAATTTGTTAGTTTAGTACCGGGGCGCCTTTTGGCTGCTACATGGATGGGTGAACATGGATGCAATGATCAACTGAAAAGCCATGTGCGCCGGCAAACTTGTTCAACAAGTGTTTTAGTGGCTGCATGTTCTACGATCTGTACTCTGCGCTGCGTATGCCTGCGCGCTCCCAGGGAGAGATGGTATCTTTTTCCCCAGCTCATAGAACTGTGGTGATTGGGGTAATACTCGATCACAGGAAGGGCTATGAATCACTGGTGGACGGTGTCATGACTATGTGTTCGTTGACTGAGTGTCATGCGCAGCAGTGTAGTGGCGGGTGAAGATCAGTCGCTGTGGATGCTATATATTGACCGTGCATGAACAGACTTGTGGGCGTGGTTTCTCGATTGTAGGCCTACCTCTCTGTGTTTGTAAGCGACATAGGCATGTGTGAGCATGCTAGTATGAGCATGGCTGCTCGATCTTGGAGGATTAGCTTGCATGGCCATTGAGTAAAGTAAAGAATGTGCTCTGTTGCTAAAACTTGAGCGTAATATAGCAGTTTGATGAGTGCTACGTGTGAGTTGCAAGCGACACCTTGACCAATAGCATGTTTTGCTAGGCGACTATGATCGGATGGTCGTAGTTGTAACCTCTGTCATGTGGAGAACCGATAGAACAAATGGTCCCTGAACTTGGGCCCCCCTTTATTTAAGTACCTTTACTTAAACTGGCAGATTAAGTCATTCATCTTTCTAAATTCATTAGATTCGGTCACTTCTTTGGTAATGTTTACTGCTCAAATCTTGATTAGTCAGGATCCATTGAGTTTTGGGATAGAAAGATGGTGCGCAtagaaaaattggaaattgTTAATTTTGTTAGATTTGCCGCGAATTACTTATCAAATAATACTCTCCTCTTACCAAGGCAAGCCTTGGTTTAACGATTTAAAGTCACTCAATCTCTAGTACTATCCTCTTGCATGGGTTGGAATAGATTTGAAGGCCAATCGAGtgtaatttcattaaatgGATGGTAAAAATATTATGGGCAGCGTCTTGAGCTTGTGCTCTAATAAGAAGCGAGACTTGAAATGTCAAAACCGTTTCAActaaaaagtattttttttttagtgtgtACCATGTTATCAAGAAGTTTAACGGGCTCTGATTATCATGGTTCGAGCCGGATTGGTCCACtaaagagtaaaactctcataatcaagaatttgaaaaagcTATTATCCTTAATGAGCTGACCCGACTCACTAAAAAGTTAACTTGTTAGATGTAAGGtgatgtttttatttattcactaATAAAATACTCTTGGAAaactttgttttcattttagaATAGTTTAGACTGTTTCTAAACCATTACTTTCATGTGGGGCGGAAATTATCGAAAGACAACGTTGTAGTGAGGGGAAGACCTCATTTTTGTCATGTCAGTGGATGCACTAACTAGATTAGGCAAGGAttaagaaagataaaatgaaTGGACCTCtctccaccgaaaaaaaaaatggatggacctctataaattaaattgcagTAATTCTTGAAGTCGGAGAGCCAAGAATGAAAAATGAACCTCAGTTAATTGTATTCCACTCAGACGTTGTCCATATATGGACTGAATACATCAAGAGCAAGAGAGAAAATCCTAAACAGATGTGACCTAATCATGAAACATGTAAAATCTAGCCTAAAGTGCGGATACTATACAAAATTACAAGATACAGAAAATATTCTAGAACACTCGAGATATCTCGAGAAGATACACCGTCTCAACTGTAATAGTAATCAAACTAATAAAGTATTATAGTTGagtgataaatatttttaaccccgtttaaaaaaaaagcgaGTTCTAGTTTCGAGAATTAAACTTGCTGTTCATCTTATAACTGCAGTAATCACCATGTATTATATGGAAATCATTTTGTTTGCTAACAACATAGTCAATCGGCATACTTTCGCTTACtatcaataatttttcattgcTAAGAGCATAAAAATTCAACGGACAAAGCAAATGCCGAAATCTATTGaacattcaaaaaatattaaaaatatttcataatttacatacatatttattttttttactaatacTTGATATCCTAAAGTCCAACAGCACCCATTAATTTGAGTTTGAGCGAAATCATTTACATGTTAATGTTCTCCTATTTGTGAATCTTTTTCTACTCACAAACTTCGAGGAAAGAGCATTCACAAACCCCAGGCTTCAATTCAATATTCAGCAAAAGTTTCTATACATAGTCAAACTGAATGAGCTTTTGTTTTGTCCATATGTGTCAACGCCTTGCCGGGCTCATTTGGGAATTCAGCCTCTATTTTATCGGAATTAGGATTAAAGCAGCAGACTCTTCAACTGTCTTTGATGAATTATTAACAAGTTCTTCATAATCGCTCTCCATAAATATATGCCACACCCACGTACAATATTGCATCAATCCCCACTTGACGACGCACAGATACAACCTCGAAACAAGAATTTAGAAGGGGATCGAGGGGCAGCAACGGCTATGGCGATGGATGGTAAAATTCTGCATGTACTTATTACAGTTCTAGGACTTTGGGCATGTCAAGCCTGGTCCCGGACACTCCACGAAGCATCGATGTTAGAGCGGCACGAGAAGTGGATGGTTCAGTTCGGGCGTGTCTATGCAGATGAGGCAGAGAAGGAGAGGCGGTTCGCAATATTCAAGACCAATGTCGAGTACATAGAGATGTTCAACCGAGATGGAACCAAGACTTACCAGCTGGGGATCAATGGGTTTGCTGACCTAACGAACGAGGAGTTTCGGGCTACTCGGAACGGTTACAAACACATCTTTCATCCAGGGTCGTCCAGGACATCATCATTTAGACATGAGAATACGTCGGTTCCTTCCAGCATGGATTGGAGACAGAAAGGAGCTGTCACACCCATCAAGGACCAAGGCCAATGCGGTACGCAAAACTAATTAAGCTCCACTACTTCCATGACTATTAGTTATGTATATCACCTGGAGTAGCTCTTTCTGCAAACCTAATTTTAGTAATGATAATGATTTCATCAACTTTGTGAAATATAGGATGTTGTTGGGCATTCTCCGCGGTGGCAGCTACCGAGGGGATTCACCAGCTCAGTACCGGGAAACTGATCTCATTGTCCGAGCAAGAGTTGGTGGACTGTGACACTGGAGGAGAGGATCAAGGTTGTGAGGGCGGTCTCATGGACAATGCCTTCAAATTCATCATTCATAACCACGGCCTCACGACGGAAGCTAAATACCCCTATCAGGCAGCTGACAGCACTTGTAATGCCGACAAAGCATCCTCACATGTGGCAACGATCACCGGCTATGAGGATGTGCCTGCCAACAGCGAGTCCGCTCTGCTAAAGGCAGTGGCCAATCAGCCAGTTTCAGTTGCCATCGATGCTAGTGGGTCAGACTTCCAACTCTATTCCGGTGGTGTATTCACAGGAGAATGTGGAACCGAGTTGGATCATGGGGTGACCGCAGTTGGGTATGGGACAGACGATGACGGTACCAAGTACTGGCTAGTAAAGAACTCATGGGGTGCCAGCTGGGGAGAGAAGGGGTATATCAGGATGCAGAGAGATGTCGATGCCGATGAAGGGTTGTGTGGTATTGCCATGCAGTCATCCTATCCGACTGCTTGATTGCCTTGTCGAGGGTGGAACTTGGAAGGCTTATTCCCGCAATATCTCGTCGCGGTTTTCATTACATGTTTCTGTCTTCATCTTCCATTCAGCGGGATGTTTGTTTCGTTTGAATGTTGTACAAAAGCATGTTACTTTCTGGTGTGAAGATATACAAACTGCAACTCAATTAATGTGGCTTTTCTTCACTTGTTATCATAAATATACTCCGTGTTCCCAATGGCGCATTATATAATTTCCAGAAATAAGTATTGACGTATTGACCAAGCTGAGAGTCAATATTTCCAACGAAatcaattcaataatttatCTACTATTTTGAATGAATTCCGTAAGCCAACCAAACGacatatttaaaaaagaaatgaatctAATCAGAAaatcaatcaataaaaaaatgatgggTTGCGATTTTGCTTTTTGAGCATAGATGacgtttttttttctcttgtacTCTCTATCTTTTATGtagttatattatatattagttgGTCGATTCATAGTCCTATGAAATAAAAcgaaatttagtattaaatgtaattaaagtaaatcttagaaaatataaaaatgtaacaatttAAATGAGTTTATTTAAtcttgaatttaattttatgagtCAATTTTGTGAATTCTTAGTGATTAAAATTTATGGGCCATAAACTACATTTAAAAATTAGTTTCAtcaaaatatatgtaattaaaaTTGTCAAATAATTAACATGCTATCATCATTTATAAGTTCTTTTCACGTAAATAACCGacattaatttgatgaaaatcCTTTCCTTGAGCGAAAagttaactaaaaaaaattagtaaataattaaaatagaccatattttacaaaataggtTTTTGACCTAAAAAAGCACATAATATACAGAAATTGCTAATGTAGTACGCACTTTAAAATTAGCCTAAAAAAGTACAAAGTTTCATAACTTTCCCTAATCTACCTTGTCGTTAGCTTTAATCCATCCTCCTCGGTGAAGTGCTGACGTGGCCATTAAATTTGCTTAGCTGGCCATTAAATGCCACGTGTAACCATCCCATTGTCGGGATTtttcccgacaacttttcccctcttctttctctttctctattACGGATGATCTCCAAAACCAAATCAGCTGCAGGCTAATCCCCCTGAGAATCGaaacttctcttcttcttgggATCCTCCGACTCTCCCTTTGCAATCGAAGACTATATTCTTTGCAATCGACttctccaccaccaccaccaccaccaccaccacgaGCAGCAACAATGGTTTCTCTTGTACTACTGCATCCTCATGTTGTCGtatctctccaagctttcatTGCATCAAACAAGAATATTAAAACACTGCCGATCACCTCCATTTCAAACCCCTACTCTGCAACTGTGACCGCATCCTCTGTAGACATAAGAAAATCATAGCACCACCACCCCTATGAAAGAGAAAGTGAAAACCTCACCTTgtcctcttcttttcttcccgAGAAAACCCTTCTCTgcacacagagagagagagagaggaagagaaagaaacGAAGGACTCCTTAAATGGGTGCTCTGGGTttgctttgttttgtttttgctCTGCTTTTGACGGCAGCGACGGTCTTCCTCGCTGGAGCTCAGGCGAAGATGGACCCGGGAGACGTCGAAGTTTTGAAGTAACTCAAGGAATCGGTGGACCCAACCTTGGTTAGCCCTGGCTCGTGCCTCGGCTCGTTGGACTTCGCCTTCGACCCCTGCCGCAGCATCTTCAGTGACCAGGGGAGGAAGAGACTAGGAAAATAGAAATGGGTCTCGCCACTCTGTTTAATGGCCATACACACGGGCATTTAACGGACACGTAGACGAGAATTGACAGCCACGTAAGTATTTGATGGAAGAGAATGAATGGAAGCTAACGTGCTACATTAGGGAAATATTTGAAACTTTgtgctttttatattttttaaagtacAAGATTATGAAATTTATGTATAATCTGTGCGtttttaggggaaaaaaaccCTCACAAAATTTAACTATAAATGTaggttttcaaaacaaagtaCACTAAGCACATGTTAATTACATACGCAGTGAATAGGACAGTAGAGTAAGCAaatttaatagaaatattattttaaatttattgtagtgctttttattgtataaaagatgtaaaactaaaaaaatcaaaatatcttcAATTTCGATataaaaagttgaaagtttCAGCGTCACCAATGTTTTCGCCAAGTGTCGATTCAAGCTTCTTAATTAGATAAAATAAttgctattttttttaaaaaaatcttcaCCTTCCCCTCAACTCACGGACACCCAGTAAATGGCCTTGAAACGTTTAGCACTATTTACCAATTTTTAAGGAAGTCACCTGAAGCCCATTAGAGCATGTCCAGCGGGAGACAAAATGGGTGCCAATGCAGTCACATGGCGGCATCGGCATCAGCACTCTCGCTGGATAAGGGCCAGTGAGCCACACGGCCTGGTCAGGCCCAAACACCtgtcactttttatttttttaataattggtCAAAGAGTCGTTGGGCTCTTTGACAAGTtttagttttttaatttttttaaaaaatagaaaaatagataattatgtaaaaaatgattaaaaataatgtaataataaacataattaatttgtaaacttTAGTTAATTACTTAACTTAACTAATtaacaattatattatacaaatacataattatttatacatatgtatgtatgattTAAATAGTGTGTGGGTCCCTCGTTGACATTCAAGTGAAGTATCAAGCATTGGAAGAGATTTTCGAAATTGGATGCGGATGCCATGTCTTTTGACGTGGGAAATATGTGGCAAGCAATGGGCCCACATTTGAATACCAAGCATTGGACATACTCTAACTACTCTATATGTAGCCAACTAAATGTGAAAGCTTGTCTGGTCCAGGGACGCACTGTCCCTGGAGGAGAAAGAAAGTATGGGGACCGATTTTGCCTGTTCGAACAAGTAAAACCTCAATCCCCTCCCCTTCTTTTTATGTCCTCTATTATATTAATAAGGGTAAATAGTCA
The sequence above is drawn from the Punica granatum isolate Tunisia-2019 chromosome 5, ASM765513v2, whole genome shotgun sequence genome and encodes:
- the LOC116209353 gene encoding 50S ribosomal protein L34, chloroplastic-like, which produces MASVSILSSSSSVLFSSRGSPSASLTFLTGSRSRNAPPAVSLPGPASARSALLHCSFCPSSSSSLSFPSSFSGLSLGFGFNLGTGARPEKRRGLVVRAGKAALCQTKRNRSRKSLARTHGFRRRMRTTSGRAILKRRRTKGRWVLCPKSYPKSGKEA
- the LOC116209352 gene encoding senescence-specific cysteine protease SAG39-like, whose protein sequence is MAMDGKILHVLITVLGLWACQAWSRTLHEASMLERHEKWMVQFGRVYADEAEKERRFAIFKTNVEYIEMFNRDGTKTYQLGINGFADLTNEEFRATRNGYKHIFHPGSSRTSSFRHENTSVPSSMDWRQKGAVTPIKDQGQCGCCWAFSAVAATEGIHQLSTGKLISLSEQELVDCDTGGEDQGCEGGLMDNAFKFIIHNHGLTTEAKYPYQAADSTCNADKASSHVATITGYEDVPANSESALLKAVANQPVSVAIDASGSDFQLYSGGVFTGECGTELDHGVTAVGYGTDDDGTKYWLVKNSWGASWGEKGYIRMQRDVDADEGLCGIAMQSSYPTA